From the genome of Pleuronectes platessa chromosome 19, fPlePla1.1, whole genome shotgun sequence:
TCCATGTCCCTGTCTTGTGTCCGTGTCCAGGGAGGACGTCCGAACCGCCAGCGTCACGGCCGTGGGAGACGTCACGTGTCTGGTCATCGACAGAGAGTCAGTGTTTCTCCTCGTTCACCGTGAACATCACACTCTTCACGGAGCTGGAGGCGGTGGGTAAAGGAAActggttgtttgtgtctcaggTCGTTCAAGCAGCTGATTGGAGGACTGGACGATGTCAACAACAAGCCGAGCGACGACAACGAGGTCGAAGCAAAGTGAGTTCAACGCCTCAGTGGGACAgaggttgtgtgtttacaggtttGTGTAACAGTCAGGAAATCGGACCGTTGAACTCATTACTGACCTACTTTCCTGACAGGTCAGGAGGGCAAAGGTCAAACGACCTCAAACGACCTCAGGTGGTTTGATgtggttgtattttttttttattaaaacagttCATTACAGTTTGAATATGAACTGTAAGGTCAGAGTatctttcttattttaaatgataacGTACAAATGATTTTGTGATAATGgagacagagctgcagcaggtgtCCGGACTCACTGCTGGAGGTCGTGATACTGATCAGTGGTTGTTGAAGATGAGATCTTTCAGGAACTTGATGTTAAAGTTGAAGACGACAGAACCGTCGACTCGTTTGAAGCACGTCAGGTTCGATTGAGCTTCTTCTTCGTGTGTCTTCTCTCTGAGTCGTGTCTCCTCTGCCGGCTGCAGGCTGCAGGCCGAGGCAGATTTCTTCAGCAGCGTCTCGCTCACTGACTTCAACGTCATCTGCACGCTGGGGATGGGAGGCTTCAGCCGCGTGGAgctggtcagtgtgtgtgtgcacgtagcAGCCGTTAATCTGCAGGctctctctgagtgtgtgtgtgtgtgtgtgtgtgtgtgttcagttgcAGTTAAAGACGGATCCCAGTCGCTCGTTCGCCCTGAAGGTTTTGAAGAAGCGTCACATCCTGGACACCAGCCAGCAGGGCCACATCCTGTCGGAGCGCCGCATCATGATGGAGGCTCACAGCCCCTTCATCATCAGGTCAGTCTGAGTCTGACGTCAGGCGGGATCTGTTCTGGTTCCCAGGATACTCCTCTTCATCAAACCCACTCTTCATCCCTGTGCAGGTTGTACCGGACTTTCAGAGACGCCAAGTACCTGTACATGCTGCTGGAGGCGTGTCTGGGAGGAGAGCTGTGGACGCTGCTGAGAGACAGGTGCACGCCGCAGCCGCTGGTTCCCACTGAACACGTCACTTCACAAGAGAAACCAGTTCAACTGCTGAACTGGTTCTGTTGTTTAGTGATTTGTCGGTGAAGAGATTATCATTTCAACATCTTTGGGTTTTTACGTGATGTCAAAAACAATATAACTTTAATTTGTGAAGCTGggtttaaatataaaggacaTTTTCTCTAAAGAATCAATTTATGAACAATAATCAAAGTGATTTCATTCCTAAGAAGGAATAATACAACCTGAGGTTCGAAGCAATTTGATCTTTACAACCAGAAAGTTCATTCAAAACTAAAACCTTCAGTCTTGAATCTACATTTAGCTTCTTGATGAGACCACGGCCATGAGACAGAGGATGAAGAACTCTAAGTGAACATGTTGTGTAtggtgccccctggtggtctgAGCTCCACTTTCCCAGACCTTGAAGTCCTTTGCTTTTGCTCCAGGGGTTCGTTCGATGACGGCAACACTCGCTTCTACACGGGCTGTGTCATTGAGGCTCTGGCGTTCCTGCACTCCAGAGGAATCATCTACAGAGACCTCAAACCGGAGAACATCATCCTGGACCACAGAGGATACGCCAAACTGGTGCGGACACGTTCTCTGGAGGTTCTGTCAGATAAAGTGAACACGAGaagcttcagtgtgtgtctgtttgtgtaagtgtgtgtttgtttctctgtcgaTCAGGTGGACTTTGGCTTTGCAAAGAAAGTGGGTCTGGGTAAGAAGACGTGGACGTTCTGTGGGACTCCAGAGTACGTGGCCCCGGAGATCATCCTGAACAAAGGTCACGACAGCTCGGCCGACTGCTGGTCTCTGGGCATCCTGGTGTTCGAGCTGCTGAGCGGCAGGTACGACAGCTGACTGTGACTTCAGGGTCAGAGATATTTTATCTTCTGGAGGAAGTGCAGGctgcatctttatttacagtctgatcCTCTGTTTGGTCTGAAGTTAGGAAGTGAGTTAGTTTTTGTTGAGAGTTAAGTTCCCTGTGTCTCCAGTCCTCCGTTCTCAGGTTCTGATCCCATGAACACGTACAACATCATCCTGAAGGGCATCGACATGATCGAGTTCCCCAAGAAGATCACGAAGAGCGCCGCCAACCTCATCAAACGCCTCTGCAGGttctcagctcctctcctctgtgagcCAAACCCAGCGCTGGTTCCTCACCAGTAACTTCTccactgtgtgtttcagagacAACCCTTCAGAGCGGCTGGGGAACCAGAAGAATGGAGTGAAGGACATCCAGAAACACAAGTGAGACAATCCAGATGCTCACGTCACATCTTCACTGAGAGCTTTCTGTGTGTGATAAGTCATGAGAACACGTCCTTGTC
Proteins encoded in this window:
- the LOC128424496 gene encoding cGMP-dependent protein kinase 1, encoding MDCMSPTSLAKGCCVIQEGDDGSTVYVLEEGKVEVSKQGKKLCSIGPGKVFGELAILYNCTRTATVTALTDIKLWAIDRQGFQTIMMRTGLIKLSQYTDFLRSVPSLQSLPEDVLSKLADVLEETHYSEGDYIIRQGATGDTFFIISEGQVKVSQQNAAGDELLVEKSLSKGDWFGEQALEGEDVRTASVTAVGDVTCLVIDRESFKQLIGGLDDVNNKPSDDNEVEAKLQAEADFFSSVSLTDFNVICTLGMGGFSRVELVSLKTDPSRSFALKVLKKRHILDTSQQGHILSERRIMMEAHSPFIIRLYRTFRDAKYLYMLLEACLGGELWTLLRDRGSFDDGNTRFYTGCVIEALAFLHSRGIIYRDLKPENIILDHRGYAKLVDFGFAKKVGLGKKTWTFCGTPEYVAPEIILNKGHDSSADCWSLGILVFELLSGSPPFSGSDPMNTYNIILKGIDMIEFPKKITKSAANLIKRLCRDNPSERLGNQKNGVKDIQKHKWFEGFNWDGLRQGTTDSPFTPTVNGPLDTGNFDYFPEDTEGPPPDEESGWDLEF